Proteins co-encoded in one Myotis daubentonii chromosome 8, mMyoDau2.1, whole genome shotgun sequence genomic window:
- the LOC132239394 gene encoding ubiquitin-conjugating enzyme E2 R2-like has protein sequence MASSQKALMLELKSLQEEPVEGSRITLVDESDLYNWEVAIFGPPDTLYEGGYFKAHIKFPIDYPYSPPTFRFLTKMWHPNIYESGHVCISILHPPVDDPQSGQLNSERWNPTQNVRTILLSVISLLNEPNIFSAANADASVMFRKWRDSKGKDKEYAEIIRKQVSATKAEAEKDGVKVPTTLAEYCIKTKVPSNDNSSDWLYDDLYDLDIEDEEEEEEEDADCDDHDDSGNEES, from the coding sequence atggccagctcccagaaGGCCCTGATGCTGGAGCTCAAGTCCCTGCAGGAGGAGCCGGTGGAGGGCTCCCGGATCACCCTGGTGGATGAGTCCGACCTCTACAACTGGGAGGTGGCCATCTTCGGACCCCCCGACACCCTCTACGAAGGCGGCTACTTCAAGGCGCATATTAAATTTCCTATTGACTACCCATATTCACCACCTACCTTCAGATTCTTGACCAAAATGTGGCACCCCAACATTTATGAGAGTGGACATGTATGCATTTCAATTCTTCATCCACCCGTAGACGACCCACAGAGTGGTCAACTGAACTCCGAAAGGTGGAATCCTACTCAGAATGTCAGGACTATCCTGTTAAGTGTCATCTCATTGCTTAATGAGCCCAACATCTTCTCCGCAGCCAATGCGGATGCTTCAGTTATGTTCAGGAAATGGAGGGACAgtaaaggaaaagacaaagaatatgCTGAAATCATTAGAAAACAGGTTTCAGCCACTAAAGCCGAAGCAGAAAAGGATGGAGTGAAAGTACCCACGACCCTGGCAGAATATTGCATCAAAACTAAAGTGCCTTCCAATGACAACAGCTCAGATTGGCTTTATGACGACTTGTACGACCTTGACAttgaggatgaagaggaggaggaggaggaagatgctgACTGTGATGACCATGATGATTCTGGGAATGAGGAGTCATGA